In the Vulpes lagopus strain Blue_001 chromosome 16, ASM1834538v1, whole genome shotgun sequence genome, one interval contains:
- the BORA gene encoding protein aurora borealis codes for MAPSAPRPRRVPWEDPRRCRPGPEVDLKSFLASRRLGALAAGNGDKFSLCAMGDVKESGMQITPETPGRVPVLNPFESPGDYSNLHEQTLSSPSVFKSRKLPTPGKFRWSIDQLAVINPVEIDPEDIHRQALYLSHSRIDKDVEDKRQKAIEEFFTKDVIVPSPWTDHEGKQLSEYHSSKCINITSDSPIGRKLTIHSEKSNAACQTLLSLPVDFNLENVLGDYFRADEFSDQSPGNLSSSSLRRKLFLDGNGSISDSLPPASPRSPCSGAQASLEVFYSIDLSPVRCRSAVQTPSSGQFSSSPIQGSAKKYSLGSITSPSPLSSPTFSPIAFQIGKTPLPEQRKFTFHSPDNSSGTTNSNGITNPCIRSPYIDGCSPIKNWSPMRLEMCTGGTPYRTSLIRIPFALEAHSEDEEDQVNLPPTDASSPAMDTGGLHLQQLNSDASPHGTHLVVTAMSITQNQSSTSEKELALLQDVESEKENNTVDMVDPIEIADENTWIKEPVDNGSLPMTDFVSGIAFSIENSHICMSPLAESSVIPCESSNIQMDSGYNTQNCGSNIMDTVGADSDAQTLEVENKSQVFNTKEEHVTQRC; via the exons ATGGCACCCTCAGCGCCACGGCCTCGGCGGGTCCCCTGGGAGGATCCTCGGAGATGCCGTCCGGGGCCGGAAGTGGACCTCAAGTCCTTCTTGGCTTCCCGCCGCCTGGGGGCCCTGGCTGCGGGAAACGGAGACAAG ttttctctctgTGCTATGGGAGATGTCAAAGAATCAGGAATGCAGATAACACCGGAAACTCCAGGAAGGGTCCCAGTTCTGAATCCTTTTGAAAGTCCCGGTGATTATTCTAATCTCCATGAACAAACTCTCTCCAGtccttctgtttttaaatcaAGGAAATTACCA ACTCCAGGGAAATTTAGGTGGTCTATTGATCAACTAGCTGTAATAAATCCTGTAGAAATAGACCCAGAAGACATTCATCGTCAAGCTTTATACTTAAGTCATTCTCg aatagataaagatgtggaagacaaaagacaaaaagccATTGAAGAG tttttcacaAAAGATGTCATTGTACCCTCTCCTTGGACGGATCATGAAGGGAAACAGCTTTCAGAATATCATTCCAGTAAAT gTATTAACATAACTAGTGACTCTCCAATTGGTAGAAAGCTGACCATCCATTCTGAGAAAAGCAACG CTGCTTGTCAGACATTGCTGTCTCTTCCTGTggattttaatttagaaaatgtattag GTGATTATTTTAGAGCTGATGAATTTTCAGATCAGTCTCCTGGAAACCTGAGTTCTTCATCCCTCAGAAGAAAGCTATTTTTAGATGGCAATGGAAGTATTTCTGACTCCTTACCTCCAGCTTCTCCCAGAAGTCCTTGCAGTGGTGCTCAAGCCTCACTTGAGGTTTTTTATTCGATAGATTTATCTCCTGTACGGTGTAGGAGTGCTGTGCAGACACCAAGTTCG gGGCAGTTTTCTTCCAGCCCTATTCAGGGCAGTGCAAAAAAATACAGCTTGGGAAGTATAACCAGCCCTTCACCTCTTTCTTCACCCACTTTCTCACCGATCGCATTTCAAATAGGAAAGACTCCACTCCCGG aACAAAGGAAGTTTACTTTTCATTCTCCTGATAATTCGTCTGGAACAACAAATTCTAATGGAATTACTAATCCATGTATCAGAAGTCCTTATATAGATGGCTGCTCACCAATTAAGAACTGGTCTCCTATGAGACTTGAGATGTGTACGGGTGGTACTCCGTACCGGACCTCACTGATTCGGATACCTTTTGCTCTCGAGGCTCACAGTGAAGATGAAGAAGATCAGGTGAATCTTCCTCCTACAGATGCCTCGTCACCAGCCATGGACACTGGTGGACTACACCTGCAGCAGTTGAATAGTGACGCTTCTCCACATGGCACACATTTGGTAGTGACTGCCATGTCGATTACACAGAATCAGTCCAGCACTTCTGAGAAAGAATTAGCACTGTTGCAGGATGTTGAAAGTGAGAAGGAGAACAACACTGTGGATATGGTTGATCCTATAGAAATAGCAGATGAGAACACTTGGATTAAGGAGCCGGTTGATAATGGGAGTTTGCCCATGACTGATTTTGTGAGTGGGATTGCCTTCAGTATTGAAAACTCTCATATATGCATGTCACCTCTTGCAGAAAGCAGTGTCATTCCTTGTGAAAGCAGTAACATTCAG